A single region of the Kineosporiaceae bacterium SCSIO 59966 genome encodes:
- a CDS encoding histidine phosphatase family protein — translation MQAAGDSEVWLVRHGETRWSREHRHTSVTDLELTAAGVAAARALGPRLRGTAFDLVLTSPLRRARDTARTAGFADAVVDDRLHEWRYGDVEGVSTAAMRQRVAGWTVWTHEVPGGEQVDDVARRADGVVERLRDAGRSLVFAHGHLLRVLAVRWLGLDARAGAHLRLDTGTVSVLGWERETPAVVRWNT, via the coding sequence GTGCAGGCGGCCGGTGACAGCGAGGTGTGGCTGGTCCGCCACGGGGAGACCCGGTGGAGCCGGGAGCACCGCCACACGTCGGTGACCGACCTCGAGCTCACCGCCGCGGGCGTGGCCGCCGCGAGGGCGCTGGGACCCCGCCTGCGCGGGACCGCCTTCGACCTCGTGCTGACCAGCCCGCTGCGCCGGGCCCGGGACACCGCCCGGACCGCCGGGTTCGCCGACGCCGTCGTCGACGACAGGCTGCACGAGTGGCGGTACGGCGACGTCGAGGGCGTCAGCACGGCGGCGATGCGCCAGAGGGTCGCCGGCTGGACGGTCTGGACGCACGAGGTCCCCGGCGGGGAGCAGGTGGACGACGTCGCCCGGCGCGCCGACGGGGTCGTCGAGCGGCTCCGTGACGCCGGCCGGTCGCTGGTGTTCGCCCACGGGCACCTGCTGCGGGTGCTCGCCGTGCGCTGGCTGGGCCTGGACGCCCGCGCCGGGGCCCACCTGCGCCTCGACACCGGCACCGTGTCCGTGCTCGGCTGGGAGCGCGAGACGCCGGCCGTCGTGCGCTGGAACACCTGA
- a CDS encoding aminotransferase class III-fold pyridoxal phosphate-dependent enzyme codes for MNADRLAELTAAETQRFVAARPRSRELAARAQESMPGGVPMSWMAKWPGPFPVFVDEAHGAHFTCVDGIDHVDLCLGDTGAMVGHSPAATVAAVREQVGRGITAMLPTQDAALAAEELGRRFGVPQWQFTLSATDANRHLIRYARHVTGRPKVLVVDYCYHGTVDETFATLDPGTGRVVARRGSIGPPVDPAVTTVVVPFNDVDALEAALSTGEVACALLEPAMTNIGIVLPEPGYHEALRDLCTRYGVLLVLDETHTLCAGPGGCTRAWDLQPDAVVVGKTIGGGVPAGAFGMTAELAQRVRSSVDLEDVDVGGVGGTLAGNALSLAAVRATLTEVLTDEAFGHMEQMAVRWTAGVQQSLAEHGVPWHVTRLGCRAEYAFSPEPPRTGAEAAAADDFALQQYLHLAALNDGVLLTPFHNMALMSPQTSAQDVDRHTASFGRALQSLG; via the coding sequence GTGAACGCCGACCGGCTCGCCGAGCTGACCGCGGCCGAGACGCAGCGGTTCGTCGCGGCCAGGCCGCGGTCGCGGGAGCTCGCGGCGAGGGCGCAGGAGTCGATGCCCGGCGGCGTCCCGATGTCGTGGATGGCCAAGTGGCCGGGACCGTTCCCGGTCTTCGTCGACGAGGCGCACGGTGCGCACTTCACCTGCGTGGACGGCATCGACCACGTGGACCTGTGCCTCGGCGACACCGGCGCGATGGTGGGGCACTCCCCCGCGGCCACCGTCGCCGCCGTCCGCGAGCAGGTCGGGCGGGGGATCACGGCGATGCTGCCGACGCAGGACGCGGCGCTGGCAGCCGAGGAGCTCGGCCGCCGCTTCGGCGTCCCGCAGTGGCAGTTCACGCTCTCGGCGACCGACGCGAACCGGCACCTGATCCGCTACGCCCGGCACGTCACGGGCCGCCCGAAGGTGCTGGTGGTCGACTACTGCTACCACGGGACCGTCGACGAGACCTTCGCCACCCTCGACCCGGGCACCGGCCGGGTCGTGGCCCGGCGCGGCAGCATCGGCCCCCCGGTCGACCCCGCGGTGACGACCGTCGTCGTCCCGTTCAACGACGTGGACGCGCTGGAGGCCGCGCTGTCGACCGGTGAGGTGGCGTGCGCGCTGCTGGAGCCGGCGATGACGAACATCGGCATCGTGCTGCCGGAGCCGGGGTACCACGAGGCGCTGCGTGACCTGTGCACGCGCTACGGCGTGCTGCTCGTCCTGGACGAGACGCACACGCTGTGCGCCGGGCCGGGCGGCTGCACCAGGGCCTGGGACCTGCAGCCGGACGCCGTGGTCGTCGGCAAGACGATCGGGGGCGGCGTCCCGGCGGGGGCGTTCGGGATGACCGCCGAGCTGGCCCAGCGGGTGCGCTCCTCCGTCGACCTGGAGGACGTCGACGTCGGCGGGGTGGGGGGCACGCTGGCCGGCAACGCGCTGTCCCTCGCCGCGGTCCGGGCGACGCTGACCGAGGTGCTCACCGACGAGGCGTTCGGGCACATGGAGCAGATGGCGGTCCGCTGGACGGCGGGGGTGCAGCAGTCCCTCGCCGAGCACGGGGTGCCCTGGCACGTCACCCGGCTGGGGTGCCGGGCGGAGTACGCGTTCTCCCCCGAGCCACCGCGCACCGGCGCCGAGGCCGCCGCCGCGGACGACTTCGCCCTCCAGCAGTACCTGCACCTCGCCGCCCTCAACGACGGGGTGCTGCTCACCCCCTTCCACAACATGGCGCTGATGTCCCCGCAGACCTCGGCGCAGGACGTCGACCGGCACACCGCGTCGTTCGGACGGGCCCTGCAGTCGCTGGGGTGA
- the gabT gene encoding 4-aminobutyrate--2-oxoglutarate transaminase produces the protein MTTAPAPDVVNGVEQVRRLLTPVPGPRSRELAARKESAVARGVATTLPVYVERAGGAVIVDVDGNHLIDLGSGIAVVNVGHAAPAVVHAVQEQVAAFTHTCFMVTPYEGYVAVCERLAELSPGSHPKRAALFNSGAEAVENAVKIARHATGRDAVVVLDHAYHGRTNLTMAMTAKAVPYKSGFGPFAGEVYRVPTSYPFREPVPVTGEEAAARALDAVTTQVGADRVACVVVEPIQGEGGFVVPAPGFLPAVERWCRQHGVLLVADEIQTGFGRTGRVFACEHEGVVPDLMTVAKGVAGGLPLAGVVGRAEVVDAVHPGGLGGTYGGNPVACAAALAAMRTLVEDDLPARARAVEEQMLPRLRALAQHHPAIGDVRGRGAMLAIELVHPGTTEPDAAQAARISAACHAAGVVTLTAGTYGNVLRFLPPLTIAPRLLDEALDVLESAVAESLA, from the coding sequence ATGACAACCGCCCCCGCACCTGACGTCGTCAACGGCGTCGAGCAGGTCCGCCGACTCCTCACCCCGGTCCCCGGCCCGCGCTCGCGGGAGCTCGCCGCCCGCAAGGAGTCCGCCGTGGCCCGCGGCGTCGCCACGACGCTGCCGGTCTACGTCGAGCGCGCCGGCGGAGCCGTGATCGTCGACGTCGACGGCAACCACCTCATCGACCTGGGCTCCGGGATCGCCGTCGTCAACGTGGGGCACGCCGCGCCGGCCGTGGTCCACGCCGTGCAGGAGCAGGTCGCAGCCTTCACCCACACCTGCTTCATGGTCACGCCCTACGAGGGCTACGTCGCGGTCTGCGAGCGCCTGGCGGAGCTGTCACCGGGGTCCCACCCGAAGCGGGCGGCGCTGTTCAACTCCGGCGCCGAGGCGGTGGAGAACGCGGTGAAGATCGCCCGGCACGCCACCGGACGGGACGCCGTCGTCGTCCTCGACCACGCCTACCACGGCCGCACGAACCTCACGATGGCGATGACCGCCAAGGCCGTGCCGTACAAGAGCGGGTTCGGGCCGTTCGCGGGCGAGGTCTACCGGGTGCCGACGTCCTACCCGTTCCGGGAGCCGGTCCCGGTCACCGGGGAGGAGGCGGCTGCCCGGGCGCTGGACGCCGTCACCACCCAGGTCGGCGCCGACCGCGTCGCGTGCGTCGTCGTGGAGCCGATCCAGGGCGAGGGCGGCTTCGTCGTCCCCGCTCCCGGCTTCCTGCCCGCGGTGGAGCGCTGGTGCCGCCAGCACGGGGTGCTGCTCGTCGCCGACGAGATCCAGACCGGGTTCGGGCGCACCGGCCGGGTGTTCGCCTGCGAGCACGAAGGGGTCGTGCCCGACCTCATGACGGTCGCCAAGGGCGTCGCCGGGGGCCTGCCCCTGGCCGGCGTCGTCGGGCGGGCCGAGGTGGTGGACGCCGTCCACCCCGGCGGCCTGGGCGGGACGTACGGCGGCAACCCGGTCGCCTGCGCCGCGGCGCTGGCGGCCATGCGCACCCTCGTCGAGGACGACCTGCCGGCCCGCGCCCGGGCCGTCGAGGAGCAGATGCTGCCGCGGCTGCGCGCCCTGGCGCAGCACCACCCGGCGATCGGCGACGTCCGCGGTCGCGGAGCCATGCTCGCGATCGAGCTGGTCCACCCGGGGACCACCGAGCCGGACGCCGCGCAGGCCGCGCGGATCAGCGCGGCCTGCCACGCCGCCGGTGTGGTCACGCTGACCGCCGGCACCTACGGCAACGTCCTGCGGTTCCTGCCCCCGCTGACGATCGCCCCCCGGCTGCTCGACGAGGCCCTGGACGTCCTCGAGTCAGCCGTGGCGGAGAGTCTCGCGTGA
- a CDS encoding NAD-dependent succinate-semialdehyde dehydrogenase, whose product MTGLSERERAVLDAVPTGLLIGGTWREAASGRRLDVEDPATGQVIATVADADVQDGDAALTAAVEAQAGWAATPPRERAEILRRSFEAVMDRQEDLALLMTLEMGKSLAESRGEIAYGAEFLRWFSEEAVRVHGRYSVAPAGGSRLLTMKQPVGPCLLITPWNFPLAMGTRKIGPAVAAGCTMVVKPASATPLSMLALAAVMQEAGLPPGVLNVVTTSSTGAVMEPLIRDPRLRKLSFTGSTEVGRRLVEQSADQLLRVSMELGGNAPFLVFADADLDAAVDGAMLAKMRNIGEACTAANRFHVHVDVAEEFSRRLAERMAALTLGRGTDDGVQVGPLVDERQRSTVDELVRDAVARGATVLTGGERVGDAGYFYAPTVLGDVPAGARILAEEVFGPVAPVTTFRTDDEAVAAANDTPYGLVAYVFTRDLDRALRVAERLQTGMVGLNAGVVSNPAAPFGGVKASGFGREGGFEGIEEYLETKYVGISLP is encoded by the coding sequence ATGACCGGACTCTCGGAGCGCGAGCGCGCGGTGCTGGACGCGGTCCCCACGGGACTGCTCATCGGCGGGACCTGGCGGGAGGCCGCCTCCGGCCGGCGGCTGGACGTCGAGGACCCGGCGACCGGGCAGGTGATCGCCACGGTCGCGGACGCCGACGTCCAGGACGGGGACGCCGCACTCACCGCGGCGGTCGAGGCGCAGGCGGGCTGGGCCGCCACCCCGCCCCGGGAGCGCGCGGAGATCCTGCGCCGCTCCTTCGAGGCGGTGATGGACCGCCAGGAGGACCTGGCGCTGCTGATGACCCTGGAGATGGGCAAGTCGCTGGCGGAGTCCCGCGGCGAGATCGCCTACGGCGCGGAGTTCCTCCGCTGGTTCTCCGAGGAGGCGGTGCGCGTCCACGGCCGGTACTCGGTCGCCCCCGCCGGGGGCAGCCGTCTGCTGACGATGAAGCAGCCGGTCGGGCCCTGCCTGCTCATCACCCCGTGGAACTTCCCGCTGGCGATGGGCACCCGAAAGATCGGCCCGGCGGTCGCCGCCGGCTGCACGATGGTGGTCAAGCCGGCGTCGGCGACACCGTTGTCGATGCTGGCGCTCGCGGCCGTCATGCAGGAGGCCGGCCTGCCGCCCGGAGTGCTCAACGTCGTCACCACCTCCTCGACAGGCGCGGTGATGGAGCCGCTCATCCGCGACCCGCGGTTGCGCAAGCTGTCCTTCACCGGCTCCACCGAGGTGGGCCGGCGGCTCGTCGAGCAGTCCGCCGACCAGCTGCTGCGGGTGTCCATGGAGCTGGGCGGCAACGCACCGTTCCTCGTCTTCGCCGACGCCGACCTCGACGCCGCGGTCGACGGCGCCATGCTGGCGAAGATGCGGAACATCGGCGAGGCGTGCACCGCCGCCAACCGCTTCCACGTCCACGTCGACGTCGCCGAGGAGTTCTCCCGCCGGCTGGCCGAGCGGATGGCCGCCCTCACCCTCGGCCGGGGCACCGACGACGGCGTCCAGGTCGGACCGCTCGTCGACGAGCGGCAGCGCAGCACCGTGGACGAGCTGGTCCGCGACGCCGTCGCCCGGGGAGCCACCGTGCTCACCGGCGGCGAACGGGTCGGGGACGCCGGCTACTTCTACGCGCCGACCGTCCTCGGCGACGTCCCGGCCGGTGCCCGCATCCTCGCCGAGGAGGTCTTCGGGCCGGTCGCCCCGGTCACGACGTTCCGCACCGACGACGAGGCCGTCGCAGCCGCCAACGACACCCCCTACGGGCTCGTCGCCTACGTCTTCACCCGCGACCTCGACCGCGCGCTGCGGGTCGCCGAGCGGCTGCAGACGGGCATGGTCGGGCTCAACGCCGGCGTGGTGTCGAACCCGGCCGCGCCGTTCGGCGGGGTCAAGGCCAGCGGCTTCGGCCGGGAGGGCGGCTTCGAGGGGATCGAGGAGTACCTCGAGACCAAGTACGTCGGCATCTCCCTGCCCTGA
- a CDS encoding 1-deoxy-D-xylulose-5-phosphate reductoisomerase gives MTPRDVVLLGSTGSIGTQAEDVVRRNPDRFRVVGVAAGGRDPVALAEQAVRLGVQTVAVADPGAAAALGEALRTARARVPDPGPVPEVLAGPQAATELAARPCDVVLNGMTGSVGLAPSLAAVQAGRTLALANKESLVVGGPLLSRAAAADQIVPVDSEHSALAQCLRAGRRDEVRRLVLTASGGPFRGRSRAELADVTPEQALDHPTWSMGPVVTVNSATLVNKALEVIEAHLLFDVGYEAIDVVVHPQSVVHSMVEFVDGSTLAQACPPSMLIPIALGLAWPDRVPGAAPGCDWSAATSWEFLPLDEEAFPAVRLARDVGRAGGALPAVYNAANEEAVAAFLAGGLPFLGIVDTVQRVVDDAVRDEAVPTGDQVVLGDVLAAETWARSRAHGLLEGRVGR, from the coding sequence GTGACGCCCCGTGACGTGGTCCTGCTCGGCTCCACCGGGTCCATCGGCACCCAGGCCGAGGACGTCGTCCGGCGCAACCCCGACCGGTTCCGCGTCGTCGGCGTGGCCGCCGGCGGGCGGGACCCGGTCGCGCTCGCCGAGCAGGCGGTCCGGCTGGGGGTGCAGACGGTCGCGGTCGCCGACCCGGGGGCCGCGGCCGCCCTGGGCGAGGCCCTGCGCACCGCCCGCGCCAGGGTCCCCGACCCCGGTCCCGTCCCGGAGGTGCTGGCCGGCCCGCAGGCCGCCACCGAGCTCGCCGCCCGGCCGTGCGACGTCGTCCTCAACGGGATGACCGGCTCCGTCGGCCTGGCGCCGTCCCTGGCCGCCGTGCAGGCGGGACGCACCCTGGCCCTGGCGAACAAGGAGTCCCTCGTCGTCGGTGGCCCGCTGCTGAGCCGCGCCGCCGCAGCGGACCAGATCGTGCCGGTGGACTCCGAGCACTCCGCGCTGGCGCAGTGCCTGCGGGCCGGACGCCGCGACGAGGTGCGTCGCCTCGTGCTCACCGCGTCCGGCGGGCCGTTCCGCGGACGCTCCCGGGCCGAGCTCGCCGACGTCACCCCCGAGCAGGCGCTCGACCACCCGACCTGGTCGATGGGCCCGGTGGTCACCGTGAACTCCGCGACCCTCGTGAACAAGGCGCTCGAGGTGATCGAGGCGCACCTGCTGTTCGACGTCGGGTACGAGGCGATCGACGTGGTCGTGCACCCGCAGTCGGTGGTGCACTCGATGGTCGAGTTCGTCGACGGCTCGACCCTCGCCCAGGCCTGCCCGCCCAGCATGCTCATCCCCATCGCGCTCGGGCTGGCCTGGCCCGACCGGGTCCCGGGTGCCGCGCCCGGCTGCGACTGGTCGGCGGCGACGTCCTGGGAGTTCCTGCCGCTGGACGAGGAGGCCTTCCCCGCCGTCCGGCTGGCCCGGGACGTCGGACGCGCCGGCGGCGCCCTGCCGGCGGTCTACAACGCGGCCAACGAGGAGGCGGTCGCGGCCTTCCTCGCCGGGGGCCTGCCCTTCCTGGGAATCGTCGACACGGTCCAGCGAGTTGTGGACGACGCGGTGCGCGACGAGGCGGTGCCCACCGGCGACCAGGTGGTGCTCGGTGACGTGCTCGCGGCCGAGACGTGGGCCCGCAGCCGGGCGCACGGGCTGCTCGAGGGGAGGGTGGGACGATGA
- a CDS encoding RIP metalloprotease: MVAYTVGVLVVVVGLALSIALHEIGHLVPAKRFGVKVTQYMVGFGPTLWARRRGETEYGVKWVPLGGYIRMIGMFPPAPGSDDRHLRASSTGPFQSLADEARRASAEEIEPGDEDRVFYRLPVAKRLVIMLGGPVMNLVLAVVFLGATVVGIGLPTLTPTVSAVSECVVPVTRADQTCGPGDPAAPAAEAGIRAGDVILAVDGRPTPDWRSVQEAIRGAAGRTVPVVVERDGQRLELSAPIIADDRPALDAAGEPVLDADGEPVLEQVGFLGVSPSQELVPQPVTEVPAVVGDAVVQTAAIIIDLPARMVDVAEAAFGDAERDPQGPIGVVGVGRLSGEVATSDLLASTQERVAVMLSLLGSLNVALFVFNLLPLMPLDGGHVAGALWEGARRQLARLRGRPDPGPVDIARLLPLTYAVAIVLVGMSGLLLYADVVRPVTLGG, encoded by the coding sequence GTGGTCGCCTACACCGTCGGCGTGCTCGTCGTCGTCGTGGGGCTCGCGCTGTCCATCGCCCTGCACGAGATCGGGCACCTGGTGCCGGCCAAACGCTTCGGGGTCAAGGTCACCCAGTACATGGTCGGGTTCGGGCCCACCCTGTGGGCGCGCCGGCGCGGGGAGACCGAGTACGGCGTCAAGTGGGTCCCGCTCGGCGGCTACATCCGGATGATCGGCATGTTCCCCCCGGCGCCCGGCTCGGACGACCGCCACCTGCGGGCCTCGTCCACCGGCCCCTTCCAGTCCCTCGCCGACGAGGCGCGGCGGGCCAGCGCCGAGGAGATCGAGCCCGGTGACGAGGACCGGGTCTTCTACCGGCTCCCGGTCGCCAAGCGCTTGGTGATCATGCTGGGTGGCCCGGTGATGAACCTCGTGCTGGCCGTCGTCTTCCTCGGGGCCACCGTCGTCGGCATCGGTCTGCCCACCCTCACCCCGACCGTGTCCGCGGTCTCGGAGTGCGTCGTCCCGGTGACCCGGGCGGACCAGACCTGCGGGCCCGGGGACCCGGCCGCCCCGGCCGCCGAGGCCGGCATCCGGGCCGGCGACGTCATCCTCGCCGTCGACGGCCGCCCCACCCCGGACTGGCGCTCGGTGCAGGAGGCCATCCGCGGAGCCGCCGGGCGCACGGTCCCCGTCGTCGTCGAGCGCGACGGGCAGCGCCTCGAGCTGTCCGCCCCGATCATCGCCGACGACCGGCCCGCCCTGGACGCGGCCGGCGAGCCGGTCCTGGACGCCGACGGTGAGCCGGTGCTCGAGCAGGTCGGCTTCCTCGGGGTGTCTCCCAGCCAGGAGCTCGTCCCCCAGCCGGTCACCGAGGTGCCGGCCGTCGTCGGCGACGCCGTCGTCCAGACCGCCGCCATCATCATCGACCTGCCGGCCCGGATGGTCGACGTCGCCGAGGCCGCCTTCGGGGACGCCGAGCGCGACCCGCAGGGGCCGATCGGCGTCGTCGGGGTCGGTCGGCTCTCCGGTGAGGTCGCCACCAGCGACCTGCTCGCCAGCACCCAGGAACGGGTGGCGGTGATGCTCTCGCTGCTCGGGTCGCTCAACGTCGCGCTGTTCGTGTTCAACCTGCTGCCGCTCATGCCGCTGGACGGCGGGCACGTGGCCGGCGCCCTGTGGGAGGGTGCCCGCCGCCAGCTGGCCCGGCTCCGCGGGCGGCCCGACCCCGGCCCGGTCGACATCGCCCGGCTGCTGCCGCTGACCTACGCGGTCGCCATCGTCCTCGTCGGGATGTCCGGCCTGCTGCTGTACGCGGACGTCGTCCGACCGGTCACCCTCGGGGGCTGA
- the ispG gene encoding flavodoxin-dependent (E)-4-hydroxy-3-methylbut-2-enyl-diphosphate synthase has translation MPALPPPVLAPRRRSRTIRVGSVEVGGDAPISVQSMTTTPTADVNATLQQIAELTAAGCDIVRVACPSQDDADALPAIAGKSQIPVIADIHFQPKYVFAAIEAGCAGVRVNPGNIRKFDDQVKEIAQAAKDHGTSIRIGVNAGSLDKRLLDKYGRPTAEALVESAVWEASLFEEHDFHDFKISVKHNDPVVMVRAYEMLAERGDWPLHLGVTEAGPAFQGTIKSAVAFGALLSKGIGDTIRVSLSAPPVEEVKVGLQILESLNLRPRRLEIVSCPSCGRAQVDVYKLAEEVTAGLEGMEVPLRVAVMGCVVNGPGEAREADLGVASGNGKGQIFVKGEVIKTVPESQIVETLIEEAMRIAEEMGEDVEGTPSVSVG, from the coding sequence ATGCCGGCCCTGCCACCGCCGGTGCTCGCCCCCCGACGTCGCAGCCGCACGATCCGGGTGGGGTCGGTCGAGGTCGGCGGCGACGCGCCGATCAGCGTCCAGTCGATGACGACGACGCCCACCGCGGACGTCAACGCGACCCTGCAGCAGATCGCCGAGCTCACGGCCGCCGGCTGCGACATCGTCCGGGTCGCCTGCCCCAGCCAGGACGACGCGGACGCGCTGCCAGCCATCGCCGGCAAGTCCCAGATCCCGGTCATCGCCGACATCCACTTCCAGCCGAAGTACGTGTTCGCCGCGATCGAGGCCGGGTGCGCGGGCGTCCGGGTCAACCCGGGCAACATCCGCAAGTTCGACGACCAGGTCAAGGAGATCGCCCAGGCGGCCAAGGACCACGGCACCTCCATCCGGATCGGCGTCAACGCCGGGTCGCTCGACAAGCGGCTGCTCGACAAGTACGGCAGGCCGACCGCCGAGGCGCTCGTGGAGTCCGCGGTGTGGGAGGCGTCGCTGTTCGAGGAGCACGACTTCCACGACTTCAAGATCTCCGTCAAGCACAACGACCCGGTGGTCATGGTCCGCGCCTACGAGATGCTGGCCGAGCGGGGGGACTGGCCGCTGCACCTCGGTGTCACCGAGGCGGGCCCGGCGTTCCAGGGGACGATCAAGTCCGCGGTCGCGTTCGGGGCGCTGCTCAGCAAGGGCATCGGTGACACGATCCGGGTGTCGCTGTCCGCACCCCCGGTGGAGGAGGTCAAGGTCGGGCTGCAGATCCTCGAGTCGCTCAACCTGCGCCCGCGCCGTCTGGAGATCGTCTCCTGCCCGTCCTGCGGCCGCGCTCAGGTGGACGTGTACAAGCTCGCCGAGGAGGTCACCGCCGGGCTCGAGGGGATGGAGGTGCCGCTCCGCGTCGCCGTCATGGGGTGCGTCGTCAACGGGCCCGGCGAGGCCCGCGAGGCCGACCTGGGCGTCGCCTCCGGCAACGGCAAGGGCCAGATCTTCGTCAAGGGCGAGGTCATCAAGACGGTGCCCGAGTCGCAGATCGTCGAGACGCTCATCGAGGAGGCCATGCGGATCGCCGAGGAGATGGGCGAGGACGTCGAGGGCACGCCCTCCGTGAGCGTCGGCTGA
- a CDS encoding GNAT family N-acetyltransferase: MLRQPVTVLDDAAAGAVLELCEQDPVANVFVSSRVAAVGCDPRRLGGELWGYWRRGRLRAACWAGANLVPVGVDDVAVDAFAARARRQGRRCSSLVGPAEGVLALWDRLEPAWGPARDVRPDQPLLAIAADPLVAPDPAVRATTEADLDLLYPACVAMFTEEVGYSPETGDGGATYRRRVAELVRLGRSFARIDEVDGRRRVVFKAELGAVAPGVVQVQGVWVHPALRGRGLAAPGMAAVVALTRERFTWAGRDTVVSLYVNSFNRRAVAAYERVGMQHVGRFATVLF, from the coding sequence GTGCTGCGCCAGCCCGTGACGGTGCTGGACGACGCCGCCGCCGGCGCCGTCCTGGAGCTGTGCGAGCAGGACCCCGTCGCCAACGTGTTCGTGTCCTCCCGGGTCGCCGCCGTCGGCTGCGACCCGCGCCGGCTCGGCGGGGAGCTGTGGGGGTACTGGCGGCGGGGTCGGCTGCGGGCCGCGTGCTGGGCGGGCGCCAACCTCGTCCCGGTCGGGGTCGACGACGTCGCGGTCGACGCGTTCGCCGCTCGCGCGCGGCGCCAGGGTCGCCGGTGCTCCTCGCTGGTCGGCCCGGCCGAGGGCGTGCTCGCGCTGTGGGACCGGCTCGAGCCCGCGTGGGGGCCGGCGCGCGACGTCCGGCCCGACCAGCCGCTGCTCGCCATCGCCGCCGACCCGCTGGTCGCGCCGGACCCCGCCGTCCGGGCGACCACCGAGGCCGACCTCGACCTGCTGTACCCGGCCTGCGTGGCGATGTTCACCGAGGAGGTCGGGTACTCCCCGGAGACCGGGGACGGCGGCGCGACCTACCGGCGCCGGGTCGCCGAGCTCGTCCGGCTCGGTCGCTCGTTCGCCCGCATCGACGAGGTGGACGGCCGCCGGCGGGTCGTGTTCAAGGCCGAGCTCGGCGCGGTCGCCCCCGGCGTCGTCCAGGTCCAGGGCGTGTGGGTGCACCCGGCGCTGCGCGGTCGCGGGCTCGCCGCACCGGGGATGGCCGCGGTCGTCGCGCTCACCAGGGAGCGGTTCACCTGGGCCGGCCGGGACACCGTCGTCAGCCTCTACGTCAACTCGTTCAACCGGCGAGCCGTCGCCGCCTACGAACGGGTGGGGATGCAGCACGTCGGGCGCTTCGCCACCGTCCTGTTCTGA
- a CDS encoding DUF559 domain-containing protein: protein MDDERGDPAARGTLSRVRTGLTPEMVVRRHGGTATWTQLAEHVTQHALRSALQAGLVLRAARGVYALPELPTAREVAARCGGVVSHLSAAEQHRLPLLLPPETASVTVPPNAHPPPRSDVVYRWRSLAPADVERRAAVTTPLRTVLDCAADLDRLEALAVADGALRLGLVHREDLLAAAVRRRRGRRAACWVAEHADGRAANPFESALRGLALSAGCTGFEPQVRIDAGRPARVDLADRRRRVVLEADSFEWHGDRRALRRDARRYDELVRAGWTVRRFAWEDVMLDQEWVIGVLRDVAG, encoded by the coding sequence GTGGACGACGAGCGCGGGGACCCTGCGGCGCGCGGCACGCTCAGCCGGGTGCGGACGGGCCTGACCCCCGAGATGGTGGTGCGCCGGCACGGCGGCACGGCGACGTGGACGCAGCTGGCGGAGCACGTGACCCAGCACGCGCTGCGCTCGGCGCTGCAGGCCGGGCTCGTGCTGCGCGCGGCGCGCGGCGTGTACGCCCTGCCCGAGCTGCCCACCGCCCGAGAGGTGGCGGCGCGGTGCGGCGGGGTGGTGAGCCACCTGTCCGCCGCCGAGCAGCACCGGCTGCCGCTGCTGCTGCCGCCCGAGACCGCGTCCGTCACGGTGCCGCCCAACGCCCACCCCCCGCCCCGGTCGGACGTCGTGTACCGCTGGCGGTCGCTGGCCCCCGCCGACGTCGAGCGGCGCGCAGCGGTGACGACCCCGCTGCGGACGGTGCTGGACTGTGCTGCCGACCTCGACCGGCTGGAGGCTCTTGCGGTGGCCGACGGGGCGCTGCGGCTCGGGCTCGTCCACCGGGAGGACCTCCTGGCGGCGGCCGTTCGCCGACGTCGGGGCCGGCGCGCCGCCTGCTGGGTCGCCGAGCACGCCGACGGCCGGGCGGCCAACCCGTTCGAGTCGGCCCTGCGCGGGCTCGCGCTGAGCGCCGGCTGCACGGGCTTCGAGCCGCAGGTCCGCATCGACGCGGGGCGCCCGGCCCGGGTGGACCTCGCCGACCGGCGGCGACGCGTCGTGCTCGAGGCGGACTCCTTCGAGTGGCACGGCGACCGCAGGGCGCTGCGCCGGGACGCCCGCCGCTACGACGAGCTGGTGCGCGCCGGGTGGACGGTGCGGCGGTTCGCCTGGGAGGACGTCATGCTCGACCAGGAGTGGGTGATCGGGGTGCTGCGCGACGTCGCGGGCTGA